One part of the Mytilus trossulus isolate FHL-02 chromosome 11, PNRI_Mtr1.1.1.hap1, whole genome shotgun sequence genome encodes these proteins:
- the LOC134690414 gene encoding phospholipid scramblase 1-like: MAQIRPHDDTDDAMKRLGNLDEIIVKQHLMNFDVKGYKFSICDSQNQQIMEAVEESDDSSSCWRLCCSRTRPLVLRINNNDHKTLMELKRPYRCSGPLCCCLQFLSLKSPSGFKLGEIKQNMGNNQSFAVRYGSGTEVFTLIKDESSNTFKIKTKEKDVGILQDLSHAFTEENKSGTTNEFKLSFSEKLSVSEKALILSAAFLIDMFYMDNGLLRTYNTNTMTGETIEIEFYNCKYTFTRWGPGFYEQVLINILF; this comes from the exons ATGGCACAAATTAGACCTCATGATGATACTGACGACGCTATGAAAAGACTTGGCAATTTAGACGAAATAATTGTAAAACAGCATCTGATGAACTTTGATGTAAAAG ggtACAAGTTTAGTATTTGTGATTcacaaaatcaacaaattatGGAAGCAGTAGAAGAAAGCg aTGATTCCAGTAGTTGCTGGAGATTGTGTTGCAGCAGAACAAGGCCTTTAGTGCTAcgaataaataataatgaccATAAAACTCTTATGGAACTAAAAAGACCTTATCGTTGTTCTGGTCCACTCTGCTGCTGTCTACAGTTTTTGTCATTGAAGAGTCCAAGTGGATTCAAGCTTggagaaataaaacaaaa cATGGGGAACAACCAGTCGTTTGCAGTAAGATATGGATCTGGAACCGAAGTTTTTACATTGATAAAAGATGAATCTTCGAATACATTCAAG ATCAAAACAAAGGAAAAAGACGTTGGAATCCTTCAAGATCTGTCGCATGCTTTTACAGAGGAAAACAAAAGTGGAACAACTAATGAATTTAAATTGAGTT tttcAGAAAAACTGTCCGTATCGGAAAAGGCACTGATTCTGTCGGCTGCATTCCTTATTGATATGTTCTATATGGATAATGGTCTGTTAAGAACATATAACACAAACACGATGACTGGAGAAACTATTGAAATTGAGTTTTATAACTGTAAATACACCTTTACAAGATGGGGTCCTGGATTCTATGAACaagtattaataaatattttgttctaa